In Carassius gibelio isolate Cgi1373 ecotype wild population from Czech Republic chromosome B13, carGib1.2-hapl.c, whole genome shotgun sequence, one genomic interval encodes:
- the apcs gene encoding amyloid P component, serum, with translation MERLASYLFFIVLCGLALSQPIKDRKCLRGKVITFPQLNTNTWVKLHPNESMNMSGATVCLRFYTERMSLDPCLFSLATPSYAQDFSLRWLGYVKQYEMTIHNFKVQLDGLVFNHNQWISVCATWEANSGLAQMFVNKVASIKKEVGPKVPFKGNPVITLGQYQTQYDGGFDQLNAFTGFIADVHVHGKVLPIRQIKTYMEAKTKYKFGDYINWHNLNYTIAGSAQVEEKHQVTFDSNEEQQ, from the exons ATGGAGAGACTTGCTTCATACCTTTTCTTTATTGTCCTTTGCGGTTTGGCATTGTCCC AGCCGATAAAAGACAGAAAATGTTTAAGGGGGAAGGTCATCACATTCCCACAGCTGAACACCAACACCTGGGTGAAGCTCCACCCGAATGAATCCATGAACATGTCTGGAGCCACCGTGTGTTTGCGATTCTACACTGAACGAATGAGTCTCGACCCATGTCTGTTTTCTCTGGCTACACCATCGTACGCTCAAGACTTTTCTTTACGGTGGTTAGGTTACGTCAAACAGTACGAGATGACTATTCATAACTTCAAGGTTCAGTTGGATGGTTTGGTGTTTAACCACAATCAGTGGATCTCAGTGTGTGCGACCTGGGAAGCCAACAGCGGTCTTGCCCAGATGTTTGTGAATAAAGTAGCCAGCATTAAGAAGGAAGTGGGCCCTAAAGTACCTTTCAAAGGAAATCCGGTCATAACACTCGGACAGTATCAGACCCAATATGATGGAGGGTTCGACCAACTAAATGCCTTCACAGGTTTCATAGCAGATGTGCATGTACATGGAAAAGTCCTGCCCATCCGTCAGATTAAGACCTACATGGAGGCAAAGACCAAATACAAATTTGGGGATTACATTAACTGGCACAATCTGAATTACACCATTGCTGGGTCTGCACAAGTGGAAGAAAAGCATCAAGTAACATTCGATAGCAATGAAGAGCAGCAATAG